The Streptomyces asoensis DNA window CCGCTCGCGACCGCGGCCCTGAAGGCGGGCCTGCCGGTCGTCGTCGACAAGCCCGTCGCCGGCACCGCCGCCGAGGCACGGGAGCTGGCCGCCCTCGCCGAGGAGCGTGGCCTGCTGCTCTCCGTCTTCCAGAACCGCCGCTGGGACAACGACTTCCTGACCCTGCGCAAGCTGCTGGACGGCGGCGAACTGGGCGACGTCCGGCGCTTCGAGTCCCGCTTCGAACGCTGGCGGCCGCTGCCGAAGGGCGGCTGGCGGGAGTCCGGCGACCCCGCAGAGATCGGAGGTCTGCTCTACGATCTCGGCAGTCACCTCGTCGACCAGGCACTGGTGCTGTTCGGTCCGGTGGCCTCCGTCTACGCCGAGGCGGACATCCGCCGGCCGGGCGCGGAGACCGACGACGACACCTTCATCGCGCTCACGCACACCAGCGGCGTCCGTTCCCACCTGTACGCCTCCGCGACGACGCCCCAGCTCGGCCCGCGCTTCCGGGTGCTGGGCTCGGCGGCGGGCTATGTGAAGTACGGCCTGGATCCGCAGGAGGCGGCCCTGCGCGAGGGCGGGCGCCCCGACGGCACTCCCGGCTGGGGCACCGAGCCCGAGGAGCTGTGGGGCCGCGTCGGCGCCGGGGAGTCCCCGCTGACCGGCGGCGGCAGGCCCGAACGGACCCTCCCCGGCGACTACCCGGCCTACTACGCTGCGGTGGCCAGGGCACTGATCGACGGCGGCGCCAATCCGGTGCCCGCCGCCGAGGCGGCCGCCGCCCTGGAGGTACTGGAGGCGGCCCGCCGTTCGGCACGAGACAAGGTGGCGGTGACGCTGTGATGGGAACCCACCAGATGACCCCGAAGTTCACCCCGGAGATCACCCCGACCCTGGAGGAGCTCCAGGCGCAGGAACGCCGGCTGGTCTTCCGCCGGTTCACGAACGACGACGCGTGGGAGCTGGGGTCCCTGCTGGTGGAGCTGGCCCGTGAGC harbors:
- a CDS encoding Gfo/Idh/MocA family oxidoreductase, which codes for MTGRTPGETDSDPTAETGARTRGPAAAPLRVGLIGYGLAGSVFHAPLIAATEGLVLDSVVTSAPERGEQARAEFPDVHVVATPDGLLARADELDLVVIASPNKTHVPLATAALKAGLPVVVDKPVAGTAAEARELAALAEERGLLLSVFQNRRWDNDFLTLRKLLDGGELGDVRRFESRFERWRPLPKGGWRESGDPAEIGGLLYDLGSHLVDQALVLFGPVASVYAEADIRRPGAETDDDTFIALTHTSGVRSHLYASATTPQLGPRFRVLGSAAGYVKYGLDPQEAALREGGRPDGTPGWGTEPEELWGRVGAGESPLTGGGRPERTLPGDYPAYYAAVARALIDGGANPVPAAEAAAALEVLEAARRSARDKVAVTL